Proteins encoded in a region of the Methanobacterium petrolearium genome:
- a CDS encoding PIN domain-containing protein, whose protein sequence is MMAAQFPLDLVEELERTLPSYHLCVPSPVLYELEKIKKRSKGKNRTAASIALKIAKVPPFETKKMDLMKGESVDDALLRISKVLCTNDRQLRNRAREKEITVVYLRQRRYLAVDGHLKI, encoded by the coding sequence ATGATGGCAGCCCAGTTCCCACTGGATCTGGTAGAGGAACTGGAACGCACCCTGCCATCTTACCATCTTTGTGTGCCTTCACCAGTCCTATATGAACTGGAAAAAATAAAAAAAAGAAGTAAAGGCAAAAATAGAACAGCGGCCTCCATAGCCCTTAAAATAGCAAAGGTTCCACCCTTCGAAACCAAAAAAATGGATCTCATGAAGGGGGAAAGTGTGGATGATGCCCTGCTCCGCATATCCAAGGTTTTATGCACCAACGATAGACAGTTAAGAAACAGGGCAAGAGAAAAAGAAATCACCGTGGTTTATTTACGCCAAAGACGATATTTAGCTGTGGATGGACATCTTAAGATTTAA